The genomic interval ATCCTGAAAATAATCCGGAGGGGTATCAAATAATATATTTATGTGAATCTAACGAGTTATCTGAAAAAGAATCCTATCTTAGCCACCCAAAATACGAATGCTGGTTTAAAGAAGCTGGTTTTAGAAGTAATATTTTTATAGGTGCCCATGTAATGCCCAATTCAACCTCTGAAGAAAGAGAGAAATTAAAAAATGCACTCATAAGGGTTCATAAGCCATTATGTAATGATTCAAAGTAATAATATTCGAGATTCGTACAAAACAGGAGGATATATTAATTATTTAAAGAATTGGAGAATGCAACCAGCACCAGGTAACTTTGTCCCAATATATAAATAATATTAAATAAAAATAACAGTGTAAATTTATAATTTTTTCAGGCATGAAAAAAAAAGGTGAAAATATGCTTTCAGAGTATGTGGTAAGAGATGTAATGAGTAGAGGAGTTTATACGGCAATGTTAGACGACTCTTTAGAGGATATAATTAAATTAATGGATAATAATAAGATTTCATCTGTGGTTGTGGTGGATGAAAACGGTACATACTGGGGAATAATAACAGACATAGATGTGCTGAAACATTACACAGAAAACATGGATGACTTAAAAGCTGAAGATATAATGGTAACAGATACAATCACTGTAAATCCAGTTACTCCACTTGAGAAGGCAGGTTTAATTATGGTGGAGCATAGGATACACCATCTTTATGTGGTTAGTGAGCTCAGGAAGCAAAAAATTGTTGGAGTAATAAGTTCAAAGGATATAATTAAATTTATGTCCCGAGTTTAAAGTAAAAACATACATTTTGGTGATTTTGAGGACTTAAAGAGCGGATTTTACATTAAAGATGATTCTGTTTATGGTGCTTCTAAAATCGTTGGAAGGCGTGCTGACTCAGCCTGAAAAATTCTAATTTTTAGGATTTTACCTGTTTTTTATCTAAACACCTGAGAGGGGAAATTATATATACCATATTAAAGGAATATAATAATGACTCAAAAAATGAGGCCAAAAAATGACACATGAAAGACATAGAAAAAGAAGTATTTTAGACAGGAAAGGTTTGATTGAAAGAATGCTGGAAGACACTTCCAGGACAATAGACGCAATAAAAACTGATCTGGAAAAGTCTGTTGTTGACTACACCTTTGTTCCAGGTAAGGACATAATTGAAACTGATGATGACGTTATCGTTCACGTTGATTTACCCGGAATCAAAAAAGAAGATATCGAGCTAAGGATAACTGAAACCAAGCTTAAAGTCAAGGCCGATTTCGATATCGAGCTTGAAATGGAACAGGGAAGATACATAACGCTTCATGACAGGAAATCTGGTGTAATAAGGAGAACTGTGAGGTTCCCTAAAAAGATCATAGCTGATGATGCAGAAGCAACCTTTAAAAATGGCGTTTTAACTGTTAGGGCGCCAAAGCTTGAGAAAGAGGAAAGCTTCAAGCTGGAAATCAAATAAAACTTTCCAAAATAATTCTTTCCAAAATAATTCATTTTTTTTAGATGTTTACCCCTATTCATGGAATATTTGAGAACTGAATTTATAAATCTTAACGTCAGGATAAATCCAGCAATCAGCAGTGAGCCCTGCTTTCACACATGTATTGTACAGAAATTCTTCAACATTCCATCCCCATTCTACAGCAACCTGGGGTAACAAAAGACCTTTGTAAGGTCCTCTTTCTATAATAAGTCCGTCTTCACCTATTTTAATTTTGTCCATGTATTCTTCAGGCTTTTTAACTTCTATAAGTTCTGGTTTTGTAAGCACGCTAACTTCTACTTCAAGATCATCAAGCTCGCTTGCTTTTACCGGTGAAAACCGCGGATCGTTAACTGCTGCAGAAATAGCAACATCTATTACAGCATTAACAAGAGGTTCTATGGGTTCACAATATCCAATACATCCTCTAAGCAGACCATTTTTGCTTAAAGTAACAAATACTCCCATTTCTTCCTTTAAAGTATCAGGCGTGTCTTCAGGAACTTCTAATTTTTTTCTTTCATTAATAAAAGCTTCAATGACATTTTTTGCAAGTTTTACCAGAAATTTACCCTCTTCTTCTGACAGCATTAACCTTATCCTCCAATTTTACATTACTCCACCGACTGTAGCCTCACTGACTCTTATATGAGGTCCCCCGTCTCCAACTGGAGCTGTTTGACCACCTTTACCACAAAATCCAATGCTCATTTTAAAGTCGCTTCCTACAGCGTCCACATGATTCAGGATTTCAAGAATATTCCCTGATAACGAAACATCCCTTAATGGTACTTTTATCTCTCCATTTTCTATCATGAATGATTCTGCAGCGTTGAACTGGAATATACCTTTTCCAGTATCTACCTGTCCACCTCTGGATCCTTTAAGATAAATTCCATTGTTCATATTTTCAATCAGCTCTTCAAATTTCAAATCTCCAGGTTTAAGATAGGTATTGCTCATTCTGACAATTGGCTGATCCCCTACTCTGGATCTGGCATTTCCAGATGAAGATATTCCAAGTTTTGCTGCAGTCTCCCTTGAACTTAAAAGAGATACTAATTTACCTTTTTCAACCAGAACGTTTTTTGATGTCTTCACGCCTTCAGCATCATATGCATAATATCCAAAAGCATCCATACTTGCATCATCAATAATAGTTACAAGATTTGACCCTATATAAGTATTCATTTTATCTTTAAGTATGGAATCGTTTTGTAAAATTAGATCAGCTTCAGATGCGTGGCCTAAAGCTTCATGAATAAACACTCCTGTAAGTTCAGGATCCATTACCACTGGAAACTTTCCTGAAGGTGGAGAACTCGCACTTAAAAGTCTAACTGCTTTATCTGCTGCTTTCCTTCCAAATTTTTCAATATCTTCTTTTTGAAGGACCTCAAAGCCACGTGCTCCCCCGGTGCTGCCATGTCCAAATTGAATGATGTTTCTATCAGCAGCCACTGCATTTAGAAACATTCCTACCCTTGATTCCTCGCTAATAATTGAAGCACCTTCAGTGCTTAAAAATGCTCCTGTTCCTTCTGCATCAACGTAACTTACAGTAGTGCTCACAATTTTATCAATTGTTGCTGCATGATTTGCTTCAGTCATGATTTCCTTTTTATCTTCGATGGAAACATCAGAGGGGATAATCTTAGCCCTTGATTTAACCTTATCTACATTAGGTTCAATATCAGCAAGTTCTACGTCACTTTTAAGTGATTTTACCAGTTTTAAAGCAGTTTCAACCATTTCGTCCATCCTGGAAATCTGAGTTGTGAATGCAGATCCCCATGCACCGTTTTTCAGTATTCTGATGGCACTTCCAAAATCAGACCCT from Methanobacterium sp. carries:
- a CDS encoding TIGR00296 family protein: MLSEEEGKFLVKLAKNVIEAFINERKKLEVPEDTPDTLKEEMGVFVTLSKNGLLRGCIGYCEPIEPLVNAVIDVAISAAVNDPRFSPVKASELDDLEVEVSVLTKPELIEVKKPEEYMDKIKIGEDGLIIERGPYKGLLLPQVAVEWGWNVEEFLYNTCVKAGLTADCWIYPDVKIYKFSSQIFHE
- a CDS encoding Hsp20/alpha crystallin family protein gives rise to the protein MTHERHRKRSILDRKGLIERMLEDTSRTIDAIKTDLEKSVVDYTFVPGKDIIETDDDVIVHVDLPGIKKEDIELRITETKLKVKADFDIELEMEQGRYITLHDRKSGVIRRTVRFPKKIIADDAEATFKNGVLTVRAPKLEKEESFKLEIK
- a CDS encoding CBS domain-containing protein; this translates as MLSEYVVRDVMSRGVYTAMLDDSLEDIIKLMDNNKISSVVVVDENGTYWGIITDIDVLKHYTENMDDLKAEDIMVTDTITVNPVTPLEKAGLIMVEHRIHHLYVVSELRKQKIVGVISSKDIIKFMSRV
- a CDS encoding TldD/PmbA family protein, which encodes MTNQIDLDLFQSILTKIEKKTDYADIRVSDSQNTSIIMKDGKIQEIRSGSDFGSAIRILKNGAWGSAFTTQISRMDEMVETALKLVKSLKSDVELADIEPNVDKVKSRAKIIPSDVSIEDKKEIMTEANHAATIDKIVSTTVSYVDAEGTGAFLSTEGASIISEESRVGMFLNAVAADRNIIQFGHGSTGGARGFEVLQKEDIEKFGRKAADKAVRLLSASSPPSGKFPVVMDPELTGVFIHEALGHASEADLILQNDSILKDKMNTYIGSNLVTIIDDASMDAFGYYAYDAEGVKTSKNVLVEKGKLVSLLSSRETAAKLGISSSGNARSRVGDQPIVRMSNTYLKPGDLKFEELIENMNNGIYLKGSRGGQVDTGKGIFQFNAAESFMIENGEIKVPLRDVSLSGNILEILNHVDAVGSDFKMSIGFCGKGGQTAPVGDGGPHIRVSEATVGGVM